The Streptomyces laurentii genome contains a region encoding:
- a CDS encoding transposase (Transposase and inactivated derivatives [DNA replication,recombination, and repair];~cluster 0138: SCAB35111, SCAB57961, SCAB59871, SCAB87221; no Pfam: evidence for transposition inferred from 4 exact duplicates in genome; TTA-Leu codon(s) 13, 36 may indicate regulation by BldA;~identified by MetaGeneAnnotator; putative;~transposase [Streptomyces scabiei 87.22]), whose amino-acid sequence MNTATGKVITMLSTQHRAVDLRDFLDEIDRQTDDALAVHVICDNLSAHKAPVVHRWLLAHPRFQLHFTPTCSSWINQVERWFAELERRCLERGLFRSLDDLKTALENWIKAWNDDARPFKWTKTADQILDRICRYCSRISEPGR is encoded by the coding sequence TTGAACACCGCCACCGGCAAGGTGATCACCATGCTGTCCACGCAACACCGGGCGGTGGACCTCCGCGACTTCCTCGACGAGATCGACCGGCAGACCGACGATGCCCTGGCGGTCCACGTGATCTGCGACAACCTCTCCGCCCACAAGGCGCCGGTCGTGCACAGGTGGCTGCTCGCACACCCCCGCTTCCAGCTCCACTTCACCCCCACCTGCTCGTCATGGATCAACCAAGTCGAGCGATGGTTTGCCGAGCTGGAACGACGCTGCCTCGAACGCGGATTGTTCCGCTCCCTCGACGACCTCAAGACCGCCCTTGAGAACTGGATCAAAGCCTGGAACGACGACGCCCGGCCCTTCAAATGGACCAAAACTGCCGACCAGATCCTCGACCGCATCTGCCGCTACTGCTCACGAATCTCCGAACCGGGTCGCTAG
- a CDS encoding asparagine synthase (Glutamine amidotransferases class-II (GATase) asparagine synthase_B type. Asparagine synthetase B catalyses the ATP-dependent conversion of aspartate to asparagine. This enzyme isa homodimer, with each monomer composed of a glutaminase domain and a...; cd00712;~Ligand Binding Site [chemical binding];~Molecular Tunnel;~The C-terminal domain of Asparagine Synthase B. This domain is always found associated n-terminal amidotransferase domain. Family members that contain this domain catalyse the conversion of aspartate to asparagine. Asparagine synthetase B catalyzes the...; cd01991;~asparagine synthase (glutamine-hydrolyzing); TIGR01536;~asparagine synthase [Amycolatopsis mediterranei U32];~dimer interface [polypeptide binding];~identified by MetaGeneAnnotator; putative), protein MCGITGWVSFDRDLRAEAAAVDAMTETMACRGPDDRGTWIEGPAALGHRRLAIIDLPGGRQPMTARTPDGTVALVYSGEAYNFTELRRELIGRGHRFTTDSDTEVVLRAYLEWGEELAERLNGMYAFALWDGRRDALVMVRDRMGIKPFSYYPTPDGVLFGSEPKAILANPLARARVGIDGLRELFAMVKTPGHAVWDGMYEVEPGTVLTVDRQGLRRRVYWRLETRPHPDDRATTIATVRTLLDDIVRRQLVADVPRCTLLSGGLDSSAMTALAARQLGEHGERVRSFAVDFAGQADNFVADELRATPDTPFVHDVARASGTDHQDIVLDAQALADPGVRAEVIRARDLPMGFGDMDASLLLLFRAIREHSTVALSGESADEVFGGYLQFFDEEVRGADTFPWLVRFGRHFGDDTGILSPALTRALNLGAYIADGYRTAVAGIPRLDGESDLEYRMRQICHLHLTRFVRLLLDRKDRASMAVGLEVRVPFCDHRLVEYVYNAPWSLKSFDGREKSLLREATADLIPQSVYDRVKSPYPSTQDPAYAVVLQKHVKDLLAAPSHPVFDLVDRERVHQAAHRDTPRITQPSRRGLERTLDLALWLDLYKPEISLT, encoded by the coding sequence ATGTGCGGCATCACCGGGTGGGTGTCGTTCGACCGTGATCTGCGGGCCGAGGCGGCGGCGGTGGACGCGATGACGGAGACCATGGCGTGCCGGGGGCCGGACGACCGCGGCACCTGGATCGAGGGACCCGCCGCCCTCGGCCATCGCAGGCTCGCGATCATCGACCTGCCGGGCGGGCGTCAGCCGATGACGGCGCGGACCCCGGACGGCACCGTGGCGCTGGTCTATTCGGGCGAGGCGTACAACTTCACCGAACTGCGCCGGGAGCTGATCGGCCGGGGCCACCGCTTCACCACGGACTCGGACACCGAGGTGGTGCTGCGCGCGTATCTCGAGTGGGGCGAGGAGCTCGCCGAGCGACTGAACGGCATGTACGCCTTCGCCCTCTGGGACGGCCGGCGCGACGCGCTCGTGATGGTCCGCGACCGCATGGGCATCAAGCCGTTCTCCTACTACCCCACCCCCGACGGGGTGCTCTTCGGCTCCGAGCCGAAGGCGATCCTGGCCAATCCGCTGGCCCGCGCGCGGGTGGGGATCGACGGGCTGCGCGAGCTGTTCGCGATGGTCAAAACGCCCGGGCACGCGGTGTGGGACGGCATGTACGAGGTGGAGCCGGGCACCGTCCTGACCGTCGACCGCCAGGGGCTGCGCCGGCGCGTGTACTGGCGCCTTGAGACCCGGCCGCACCCCGACGACCGCGCCACCACCATCGCCACCGTCCGTACGCTCCTCGACGACATCGTGCGCCGCCAGCTCGTCGCCGACGTCCCGCGCTGCACGCTGCTGTCGGGCGGTCTGGACTCCTCCGCGATGACCGCCCTGGCCGCCCGGCAACTGGGCGAGCACGGCGAGCGGGTCCGCAGCTTCGCCGTCGACTTCGCCGGACAGGCCGACAACTTCGTCGCCGACGAACTGCGCGCCACCCCCGACACCCCGTTCGTGCACGATGTCGCCCGCGCCAGCGGCACCGACCACCAGGACATCGTCCTCGACGCCCAAGCCCTCGCCGACCCCGGCGTACGGGCCGAGGTGATCCGCGCCCGCGACCTCCCCATGGGGTTCGGGGACATGGACGCCTCGCTCCTCCTGCTGTTCCGGGCGATCCGGGAGCACTCGACGGTCGCGTTGTCCGGGGAGTCCGCGGACGAGGTCTTCGGCGGCTACCTCCAGTTCTTCGACGAGGAGGTCCGCGGGGCCGACACCTTCCCCTGGCTCGTCCGGTTCGGCCGGCACTTCGGCGACGACACCGGCATCCTGAGCCCGGCGCTGACCCGAGCCCTGAACCTCGGCGCGTACATCGCCGACGGCTACCGCACCGCGGTCGCCGGCATCCCGCGGCTCGACGGCGAGAGTGACCTCGAGTACCGGATGCGGCAGATCTGCCACCTCCACCTGACCCGCTTCGTCCGCCTCCTGCTCGACCGCAAGGACCGCGCGAGCATGGCGGTGGGCCTGGAGGTGCGGGTCCCGTTCTGCGACCACCGGCTCGTCGAGTACGTCTACAACGCGCCCTGGTCGCTGAAGTCCTTCGACGGCCGGGAGAAGAGCCTGCTGCGGGAGGCGACGGCGGACCTGATCCCACAGTCGGTCTACGACCGCGTCAAGAGTCCCTACCCCTCGACCCAGGACCCCGCGTACGCCGTCGTCCTGCAGAAGCACGTCAAGGATCTTCTCGCCGCCCCTTCCCACCCGGTGTTCGACCTGGTCGACCGCGAACGGGTGCACCAGGCCGCCCACCGCGACACTCCCCGGATCACCCAGCCCTCCCGCCGCGGCCTGGAACGGACCCTGGACCTGGCGCTGTGGCTGGACCTCTACAAGCCCGAGATCTCCCTCACCTGA
- a CDS encoding ABC-type cobalamin/Fe3+-siderophore transport system, ATPase component (identified by MetaGeneAnnotator; putative;~sequence version:1): MIAANPVGLGAESVGVRVDGAALLTDVTLGFAPGRTTGLLGPNGAGKTTLLRALAGLRRPQTGRVLLDGGDLYALSVRRRARQVAFMEQQADTALPLTARQVIDLGRTPHRGRWPVPAGSAAAHEQSVLAEAVAATDVGGLLDRTWSSLSGGERQRVQLARALVQEPAVLLLDEPTNHLDLRYQLGFLETVRGLGITTVAALHDLELAAAYCNEVAVLLDGRLVAHGPTSEVLTSSTIAHAYGVDATVERHPRHDRPHIRWNGLLPERTES, translated from the coding sequence GTGATCGCCGCGAACCCGGTGGGGCTGGGTGCCGAAAGCGTCGGCGTGCGCGTCGACGGCGCTGCTTTGCTGACGGACGTGACCCTCGGCTTCGCCCCCGGCAGGACGACGGGCCTGCTCGGGCCGAACGGTGCCGGCAAGACGACGCTGCTGCGGGCTCTGGCCGGACTGCGCCGGCCGCAGACGGGCCGCGTCCTTCTGGACGGCGGCGACCTGTACGCCCTCTCGGTCCGCCGACGCGCGCGGCAGGTGGCCTTCATGGAACAGCAGGCCGACACCGCACTGCCGCTGACGGCCCGCCAGGTCATCGACCTGGGGCGCACGCCCCACCGCGGTCGCTGGCCCGTTCCGGCGGGCTCCGCGGCCGCCCACGAGCAGTCCGTACTCGCCGAGGCCGTCGCCGCCACCGACGTCGGCGGGCTGCTCGACAGAACCTGGTCGTCCCTCTCCGGCGGCGAGCGCCAGCGGGTCCAGCTCGCGCGGGCCCTGGTGCAGGAACCCGCGGTGCTCCTGCTGGACGAGCCCACCAACCATCTGGACCTGCGCTACCAGCTCGGCTTCCTGGAAACCGTACGCGGGCTCGGCATCACCACCGTCGCGGCCCTGCACGACCTCGAACTCGCCGCCGCCTACTGCAACGAGGTCGCCGTGCTGCTCGACGGCCGCCTGGTGGCCCACGGGCCCACCTCCGAGGTGCTCACCTCCTCCACGATCGCGCACGCCTACGGCGTCGACGCGACCGTGGAGCGGCACCCCCGGCACGACAGGCCTCACATCCGGTGGAACGGGCTGCTTCCCGAAAGGACCGAATCATGA
- a CDS encoding ABC-type Fe3+-siderophore transport system, permease component (ABC-ATPase subunit interface;~ABC-type Fe3+-siderophore transport system, permeasecomponent [Saccharomonospora viridis DSM43017];~PFAM: FecCD transport family;~Transmembrane subunit (TM), of Periplasmic Binding Protein (PBP)-dependent ATP-Binding Cassette (ABC) transporters involved in the uptake of siderophores, heme, vitamin B12, or the divalent cations Mg2+ and Zn2+. PBP-dependent ABC transporters consist of...; cd06550;~dimer interface [polypeptide binding];~identified by MetaGeneAnnotator; putative;~iron-hydroxamate transporter permease subunit; Provisional;~putative PBP binding regions;~type strain of Saccharomonospora viridis DSM 43017), whose translation MTAADRPAARPTGARRAAAALAVAVFLLLVTVLLGLAVGSVHEPPRIVADVVLRRLGLGDSHVTLLDDQIIWQLRLPRVLGAAATGAGLAVCGAVLQTLTGNDLADPYLLGISNGAAVGAVTVIVLGVGVSGAAAVSALPAAAFAGALIAVVVVLALAGARSRSLPASRTVLAGIAVGQICGAYTSFVVLVLGDRNAARGVMEWTLGSVAGARWHTAVFLTVVTVVGTVFMVAAARDLDAFAFGETAARSFGVHVERTRWALIATAALLTACLVAHTGVIGFVGLVVPHVVRLVCGPRHALLLPMSALLGASLLVGSDIVARSVLPDQEIPVGIVTAGLGAPFFAWLLWRQAGTRSAAGGRP comes from the coding sequence ATGACCGCGGCAGATCGTCCCGCCGCACGGCCCACAGGAGCGCGCCGCGCGGCGGCGGCCCTGGCCGTTGCCGTGTTCCTGCTGCTGGTCACCGTCCTGCTCGGCCTCGCCGTGGGATCGGTCCACGAGCCGCCGCGCATCGTGGCCGACGTCGTCCTGCGCCGGCTCGGCCTCGGCGACTCCCACGTCACGCTGCTGGACGACCAGATCATCTGGCAACTACGGCTGCCACGGGTCCTGGGAGCCGCCGCGACAGGCGCGGGACTCGCGGTCTGCGGCGCGGTGCTGCAGACCCTGACAGGGAACGACCTGGCCGACCCCTACCTGCTCGGGATCTCCAACGGCGCCGCCGTCGGCGCGGTCACCGTGATCGTCCTCGGCGTCGGAGTCTCCGGCGCCGCGGCGGTCAGCGCGCTCCCGGCTGCCGCCTTCGCCGGCGCCCTGATCGCCGTCGTCGTCGTGCTGGCACTGGCCGGGGCGCGCAGCCGGTCCCTGCCGGCCTCGCGGACCGTGCTGGCCGGCATCGCAGTGGGGCAGATATGCGGCGCGTACACCTCGTTCGTCGTGCTCGTCCTCGGCGACCGCAACGCCGCCCGCGGCGTCATGGAGTGGACGCTGGGCTCGGTGGCCGGGGCGCGGTGGCACACGGCCGTCTTCCTGACCGTGGTGACCGTCGTCGGTACGGTGTTCATGGTCGCGGCCGCCCGGGACCTGGACGCGTTCGCGTTCGGCGAGACCGCGGCCCGCTCCTTCGGCGTCCACGTCGAGCGTACCCGCTGGGCCCTGATCGCCACGGCCGCGCTGCTGACCGCGTGCCTGGTCGCCCACACCGGCGTCATCGGGTTCGTCGGCCTGGTGGTGCCGCACGTCGTCCGCCTGGTCTGCGGCCCGCGCCACGCCCTCCTGCTGCCCATGTCGGCGCTCCTCGGTGCGTCCCTGCTGGTGGGCAGTGACATCGTGGCGCGCTCGGTGCTCCCGGACCAGGAGATCCCCGTGGGCATCGTCACCGCCGGGCTCGGCGCGCCGTTCTTCGCATGGCTGCTGTGGCGCCAGGCAGGTACCAGGTCGGCCGCGGGGGGCCGGCCGTGA
- a CDS encoding aldo-keto reductase (Aldo-keto reductases (AKRs) are a superfamily of soluble NAD(P)(H) oxidoreductases whose chief purpose is to reduce aldehydes and ketones to primary and secondary alcohols. AKRs are present in all phyla and are of importance to both health and industrial...; cd06660;~Aldo/keto reductase family; pfam00248;~aldo/keto reductase [Saccharopolyspora erythraea NRRL2338];~identified by MetaGeneAnnotator; putative), producing the protein MLATKGHFPVRMGDRDPNRRGNSRRWLTRAVEDSLRRLDTDRIDLYQVHRPDPATDIDETLSALSDLVRAGKIMAIGTSDFPAEQLVEAQWAADRRNHIPFHTEQPPYSLFVRGIEADVLPTARKHGLGVLTWSPLNSGWLTGRIRRGEKIELDAFRRVVSHKFDLELPGNRRKLDAVEELLAVARDAGISLTHPAPAFAAHHPAVTSVLLGPRTIDQLTDQLAAAELHLDDEILDRVDEIVSPGVTLNPSDVDYRRPGLAATERRRAPVA; encoded by the coding sequence GTGCTCGCGACCAAGGGCCACTTCCCGGTCCGGATGGGGGACCGTGATCCGAACCGGCGCGGCAACTCCCGGCGTTGGCTGACCCGGGCCGTCGAGGACAGCCTTCGGCGCCTGGACACCGACCGTATCGACCTTTACCAGGTGCACCGCCCCGACCCGGCCACCGACATCGACGAGACCCTGTCGGCGCTGTCCGACCTGGTCCGGGCGGGAAAGATCATGGCCATCGGGACCTCGGACTTCCCGGCGGAGCAGTTGGTCGAGGCCCAATGGGCCGCCGACCGGCGCAACCACATCCCCTTCCACACCGAGCAGCCGCCGTACTCGCTGTTCGTCCGCGGCATCGAGGCGGACGTCCTGCCGACCGCGCGCAAGCACGGCCTGGGCGTGCTGACGTGGAGCCCGCTCAACAGCGGCTGGCTGACCGGGCGCATCCGCCGCGGCGAGAAGATCGAACTCGACGCCTTCCGCCGGGTGGTGTCCCACAAGTTCGACCTCGAACTCCCGGGCAACCGGCGCAAGCTCGACGCCGTCGAAGAGCTGCTCGCCGTGGCGCGGGACGCTGGGATCTCCCTCACACATCCGGCGCCGGCGTTCGCGGCCCACCACCCCGCCGTCACCTCGGTGCTCCTCGGCCCGCGCACGATCGACCAGTTGACCGACCAGCTCGCCGCCGCCGAGCTTCACCTCGACGACGAGATCCTCGACCGCGTCGACGAGATCGTCTCGCCGGGTGTCACCCTCAACCCCTCGGACGTCGACTACCGGCGGCCTGGTCTGGCCGCAACGGAACGGCGGCGCGCGCCCGTCGCGTGA
- a CDS encoding ABC-type Fe3+-hydroxamate transport system, periplasmic component (identified by MetaGeneAnnotator; putative;~sequence version:1), with the protein MRSGLAAAALLLVGALSACTGAPAADKPAEAAGSGRRAPVSVSSCGVTTTVAAPPSRLVTLNQGATEVALALGLQNRMAGTAYLDDAVPAKWKAAYEAVPVLSKEYPAKEKLLAARPDFLYASYSSAFTDKVAGTRADLSSQGIESYLSPFGCADSKQVPPASFQAVWDELGDIAKVFGVEPRAAAIQKDQKQELSELAAKAAGKGLNVLWYDSGTKTPLVGAGHGGPQLVLDAVGAHNIFGTLPGGWKSVSWERVAAADPDAIVLADASWDTAQAKIDYLDHDPVLRKLSAVRNRAFVVVPFSESTPGVLLAGGAARVSAGLGKLHPRS; encoded by the coding sequence ATGCGCTCCGGCCTTGCCGCTGCGGCACTCCTGCTCGTCGGGGCGCTCAGCGCCTGTACGGGTGCGCCCGCGGCCGACAAGCCCGCCGAGGCGGCCGGGAGCGGCCGTCGAGCGCCGGTGAGCGTGAGCAGTTGTGGCGTCACCACGACCGTGGCGGCACCACCGAGCCGGCTGGTCACCCTCAACCAGGGCGCCACCGAAGTGGCCCTGGCTCTCGGTCTGCAGAACCGGATGGCCGGAACGGCGTACCTCGACGACGCGGTCCCGGCGAAATGGAAGGCGGCCTACGAAGCCGTCCCGGTGCTTTCCAAGGAGTACCCGGCCAAGGAGAAGCTTCTCGCGGCGCGTCCGGATTTCCTCTACGCCTCCTACTCCAGCGCGTTCACCGACAAGGTGGCGGGCACACGGGCGGATCTGAGCTCCCAGGGCATCGAGTCCTATCTGTCGCCGTTCGGCTGCGCCGACAGCAAGCAGGTGCCGCCGGCGTCCTTCCAGGCGGTCTGGGACGAACTGGGCGATATCGCCAAGGTCTTCGGTGTCGAACCACGAGCCGCCGCCATCCAGAAGGATCAGAAGCAGGAGCTCTCGGAACTCGCGGCCAAGGCGGCGGGCAAGGGCCTGAACGTGCTCTGGTACGACTCGGGCACGAAGACTCCGCTCGTCGGCGCCGGCCATGGCGGCCCCCAGCTCGTGCTTGACGCCGTCGGCGCCCACAACATCTTCGGCACCTTGCCCGGCGGCTGGAAGAGCGTGAGCTGGGAGCGGGTGGCCGCGGCGGACCCGGACGCCATCGTGCTTGCGGACGCCAGTTGGGACACCGCACAGGCCAAGATCGACTACCTGGATCACGACCCGGTACTGAGGAAGCTCAGCGCCGTCCGGAACCGTGCGTTCGTGGTCGTGCCCTTCTCCGAGTCGACGCCCGGCGTGCTGCTCGCCGGCGGTGCCGCCCGGGTTTCGGCCGGCCTCGGCAAGCTGCACCCGCGTTCATGA
- a CDS encoding hypothetical protein (identified by MetaGeneAnnotator; putative;~sequence version:1), with translation MSHDRTEAPAQPGAGHATVLVGMSITEANRRDELLAAAAPLGATTAFLQQGEPSLSAELTRLADAGTETAVLIGVRLGASGPGHSWLRRIAAHWWRERAGHRPALLVATRLAESADAVTAAAASVKPITGEEPGLTSPAWEEVTGHRHQVMVCRGPRCTAKRADDTLRSLVRQLEEHGLGDDDVLVVQTGCQFPCNQAPVISVQPDDVWYGHVDPATITTIVADHLIGGRPVAAHRLPRRRKDPRNHEED, from the coding sequence ATGAGCCATGACCGTACGGAAGCTCCGGCGCAGCCCGGCGCAGGCCATGCCACGGTCCTGGTCGGCATGTCCATCACCGAGGCCAATCGCCGGGACGAACTGCTCGCGGCGGCAGCGCCGTTGGGCGCCACGACGGCCTTCCTGCAGCAGGGCGAGCCTTCCCTGTCGGCCGAGCTGACCAGGCTGGCCGACGCGGGCACGGAGACCGCCGTCCTGATCGGGGTCCGCCTCGGAGCATCCGGTCCGGGCCACTCCTGGCTGCGGCGGATCGCGGCGCACTGGTGGCGGGAGCGCGCCGGCCACCGGCCCGCGCTGCTCGTGGCCACCCGGCTCGCCGAGTCGGCGGACGCCGTGACCGCGGCTGCGGCGTCCGTCAAACCGATCACCGGCGAGGAACCCGGCCTCACCTCTCCGGCCTGGGAAGAGGTCACCGGTCACCGGCACCAGGTCATGGTGTGCCGCGGCCCGCGCTGCACGGCCAAACGCGCGGACGACACCCTGCGCTCGCTGGTGCGGCAGCTGGAGGAGCACGGGCTCGGCGACGACGACGTCCTCGTGGTGCAGACGGGTTGCCAGTTCCCCTGCAACCAGGCCCCGGTGATCAGCGTGCAGCCCGACGACGTCTGGTACGGGCATGTGGATCCGGCGACGATCACCACGATCGTGGCCGACCACCTCATCGGCGGCCGGCCGGTCGCGGCGCACCGCCTCCCACGGCGCAGGAAAGACCCGAGGAACCATGAGGAAGACTGA